From a single Papaver somniferum cultivar HN1 unplaced genomic scaffold, ASM357369v1 unplaced-scaffold_133, whole genome shotgun sequence genomic region:
- the LOC113333807 gene encoding nucleolar complex protein 2 homolog, protein MVIPSSSEHSYSSSEEDSKIPRPEMKISAAEARAKINRSLKDAKEIINSVPLDHLKVVRDGLLKREVEDEKLATYQQKRRRLQQKRLEAEDETRSRADSVASNSDVEEIESAWEPIGRKVKPHPPSIRVERLARADFKAECEEDDYLDAMYNDPEDDEEVLDSENSSKKESDEDSTEDDNCRDDDESETSESDD, encoded by the coding sequence ATGGTGATTCCCAGCAGTAGTGAACATTCTTATAGTTCTTCTGAGGAGGATTCCAAGATCCCTAGGCCAGAGATGAAGATTTCTGCAGCAGAAGCACGTGCCAAAATCAATCGATCACTGAAGGATGCAAAGGAAATAATAAATAGCGTGCCTCTCGATCATCTGAAAGTTGTTCGTGATGGACTTCTGAAGAGAGAAGTCGAGGATGAGAAGTTAGCCACTTATCAGCAAAAGAGGCGTCGACTTCAGCAAAAGAGGCTAGAAGCTGAGGATGAAACTCGATCTCGTGCCGATAGTGTAGCCTCGAATTCAGATGTCGAGGAAATTGAATCTGCTTGGGAGCCCATTGGACGTAAAGTTAAGCCACACCCGCCTAGTATAAGGGTTGAGCGTTTGGCTAGAGCTGATTTCAAAGCTGAATGTGAAGAAGATGACTACTTGGATGCGATGTACAACGaccctgaagatgatgaagaagttcttGATTCCGAAAATAGCTCTAAAAAGGAGTCCGATGAGGACTCTACAGAAGATGACAATTGCAGAGACGACGATGAGTCTGAGACATCTGAATCCGATGATTAA